From the genome of Candidatus Poribacteria bacterium:
CAGTGATAGCGGATCTGGATCGGGACATCTATGGTCTGCAATTCCATCCGGAGGTTATCCACACACAAGACGATAACTTACTGCTCGCCAATTTTGTCTATGAAGTCTGTGAATGTAGCGATGAATGGACGATGCAGTCCTTCATCGCGGAGGCAACAGAGAAGATTCGTGCTGAAACAGATGGTGCTCGCGTGCTATGTGCTGTAAGTGGTGGTGTCGACTCGACGGTCCTTGCAACGCTACTTAAACGTGCCATCGGGGACGCACTTGCCTGCGTTTTCGTCAATAACGGCTTGTTGCGGAAAAATGAAGCGGATCAGGTGTTGTCAACTTTTCGGGAACTTGGCATTGATGTCTATTACGTTGATGCTGCCGAACGGTTTCTCGAATATCTTTCGGGCGTTGAAAGCCCGGAGCAGAAGCGCAAAATCATTGGCAATCAGTTCATCGAAGTTTTCAAAGAAGGGTTAACGCAAATTGGACAGATCGACTTCCTAGCACAAGGCACACTCTATCCCGATGTAATTGAGAGTGTGTCTGTCAAGGGACCATCGGCGACGATTAAGACACACCATAACGTCGGTGGACTTCCTGAAAATTTGCCGTTCAAACTGATTGAACCGCTTCGTGAACTGTTCAAAGATGAAGTGCGAGCGGTTGGATCAGAACTAGGTATCCCGAAATCGGTCCTAGGACGGCACCCGTTCCCCGGTCCCGGTTTAGCCGTCCGTATCTT
Proteins encoded in this window:
- the guaA gene encoding glutamine-hydrolyzing GMP synthase produces the protein MKREIIVVLDFGSQYTQLIARRVREHKVYCEIHPYNIPLNQLAAIQPKGIILSGGPASVYATDAPLLDPKILTLGVPILGICYGMQLIAHLSAGGKVHPAVEREFGSAELTVDLPIPLFADLPKTVDVWMSHGDRIDVLPDGFHPVAHTHNSPIAVIADLDRDIYGLQFHPEVIHTQDDNLLLANFVYEVCECSDEWTMQSFIAEATEKIRAETDGARVLCAVSGGVDSTVLATLLKRAIGDALACVFVNNGLLRKNEADQVLSTFRELGIDVYYVDAAERFLEYLSGVESPEQKRKIIGNQFIEVFKEGLTQIGQIDFLAQGTLYPDVIESVSVKGPSATIKTHHNVGGLPENLPFKLIEPLRELFKDEVRAVGSELGIPKSVLGRHPFPGPGLAVRILGPITQERLDMLREADEIFIAELRKAGLYDEIWQALTVFLPVKSVGVMGDERTYENVVALRAVTSTDGMTADWAKIPHNVLGVI